A part of Tardiphaga sp. vice304 genomic DNA contains:
- a CDS encoding acetyl-CoA C-acetyltransferase translates to MAEAYIIDAVRTPRGIGKVGKGALSEHHPQHLAATVLRAIAERNHLNTADVDDVIWSTSTQRGKQGGDLGRMAALDAGYDIKASGTTLDRFCGGGITAVNFAAAQIMSGMEDVVIAGGTEMMSLTGAIAAEDMAAGKPPLGMGSGNKRLAQVHPQSHQGICGDAIASMEGISREALDALGLESQRRAAVAIAEGRFDKSLIPVKDDAGNVVLAKDEFPRPNTTAEGLAGLKPAFAAMADHPLDEQGTTYRSQINQKYPDLKIEHFHHAGNSSGVVDGAAALLLTSKDYADKHGLKPRARIVAMANIGDDPTLMLNAPVPAARKVLAKAGLTVDDIDLWEINEAFAVVAEKFIRDLKLDRDKVNVNGGSIALGHPIGATGAILIGTILDELERRNLKRGLVTMCAAGGMAPAIIIERV, encoded by the coding sequence ATGGCCGAGGCCTATATTATCGACGCCGTCCGCACGCCCCGTGGCATCGGCAAGGTCGGCAAGGGCGCCTTGTCCGAGCACCATCCGCAGCATCTCGCCGCCACCGTGCTGCGCGCCATCGCCGAGCGCAACCATCTCAATACCGCGGATGTCGACGACGTGATCTGGTCGACCTCGACCCAGCGCGGCAAGCAGGGCGGCGACCTCGGCCGCATGGCGGCGCTCGACGCCGGCTACGACATCAAGGCCTCCGGCACCACGCTCGACCGCTTCTGCGGCGGCGGCATTACGGCCGTGAACTTCGCCGCGGCGCAGATCATGAGCGGCATGGAAGACGTGGTGATCGCCGGCGGCACCGAAATGATGTCGCTGACGGGCGCGATCGCTGCCGAGGACATGGCCGCCGGCAAGCCGCCGCTTGGCATGGGCTCCGGCAACAAGCGTCTCGCGCAGGTGCATCCGCAATCGCACCAGGGCATCTGCGGCGACGCCATCGCCTCGATGGAAGGGATTTCGCGCGAAGCCTTGGATGCGTTGGGCCTCGAAAGCCAGCGCCGCGCCGCCGTGGCGATCGCCGAGGGCCGTTTCGACAAGAGCCTGATCCCGGTCAAGGACGACGCCGGCAATGTCGTGCTGGCGAAGGACGAATTCCCGCGTCCCAATACGACCGCCGAAGGCCTCGCCGGCCTCAAGCCGGCGTTCGCCGCGATGGCCGATCATCCGCTCGACGAGCAGGGCACTACCTATCGTAGCCAGATCAACCAGAAATATCCCGATCTCAAGATCGAGCACTTCCACCACGCCGGCAATTCATCGGGCGTGGTCGACGGCGCCGCCGCTCTGCTGCTGACGTCGAAGGACTACGCCGACAAGCATGGCCTGAAGCCGCGCGCGCGCATCGTGGCGATGGCCAATATCGGCGACGATCCGACGCTGATGCTCAATGCCCCGGTACCCGCCGCGCGAAAAGTGCTGGCCAAGGCGGGTCTCACCGTGGACGACATCGACCTCTGGGAGATCAACGAGGCCTTCGCCGTGGTGGCGGAAAAATTCATCCGCGACCTCAAGCTCGACCGCGACAAGGTCAACGTCAACGGCGGCTCGATCGCGCTCGGCCACCCGATCGGCGCGACCGGCGCGATCCTGATCGGCACCATCCTGGACGAGCTGGAACGCCGCAATCTGAAGCGCGGGTTGGTGACCATGTGCGCCGCCGGCGGCATGGCGCCGGCGATCATTATTGAGCGGGTGTAA
- a CDS encoding ABC transporter substrate-binding protein has protein sequence MQLLLSMVLALLTVASSAMAQSPAADVVRDLAPSGMLRAAINFGNGVLAQKGEGGVPRGVSVDLATELARRLGVPVAFVPYEAAGKVFEGAKSGEWDIGFMAIEPVRAAEIAFTAPYVVIEGTYMVRQDSPFRDVDDVDKPGVKIAVGLGSAYDLYLTRTIQHAKILRVKTGGGTAMIEMFVGDHLDVAAGVRQQLDAYAKDHPEMRVMPGHFQEIAQAMGMPRVEGQKRDAGAKYLAAFVEEMKASGFVADALKRSGQVAQVAPPAAK, from the coding sequence ATGCAGTTGTTGCTATCGATGGTTCTGGCGCTGCTGACAGTCGCCTCGTCGGCCATGGCGCAGTCCCCTGCGGCGGACGTGGTGCGTGACCTCGCGCCCTCCGGCATGCTGCGCGCCGCGATCAATTTCGGCAACGGCGTGCTGGCGCAGAAAGGGGAGGGTGGCGTGCCGCGCGGCGTCTCCGTTGATCTCGCCACCGAACTCGCCAGGCGGCTCGGCGTGCCGGTTGCCTTCGTGCCCTACGAGGCTGCCGGCAAGGTGTTCGAGGGCGCGAAGTCTGGCGAATGGGACATCGGCTTCATGGCGATCGAGCCGGTGCGTGCCGCGGAGATCGCGTTCACCGCGCCCTATGTGGTGATCGAGGGCACCTACATGGTACGGCAGGACTCGCCGTTTAGAGACGTCGACGACGTCGACAAGCCCGGCGTCAAGATCGCCGTCGGGCTCGGCTCGGCCTACGACCTCTACCTCACCCGCACCATCCAGCACGCCAAAATCCTGCGTGTCAAAACCGGCGGCGGCACCGCGATGATCGAGATGTTTGTTGGCGACCATCTCGACGTAGCCGCCGGCGTCCGCCAGCAGCTCGACGCCTATGCCAAGGACCATCCGGAGATGCGCGTGATGCCGGGCCATTTCCAGGAGATCGCGCAGGCAATGGGCATGCCGCGCGTGGAAGGCCAAAAGCGCGACGCCGGCGCGAAATATCTCGCCGCCTTCGTCGAGGAGATGAAGGCCTCGGGCTTCGTCGCCGACGCCTTGAAGCGCAGCGGGCAGGTGGCCCAGGTGGCGCCGCCGGCTGCGAAGTAG